The segment AAAAAGAGCACTGAAATTTATGAATGGACTCTGTTACTACCAAAATCTACGTATGGGTTTGTCCACGGAGCAGTGCCACCAGTCATGTTTCTCCTGCACCTGACATTGACCGCATGAAAAATAGGAAGTCTGCCAGGCGCGCCACGTTGAACTTTTTTAAAAGCACCGAACCACTCAGGCTCAATGGACACCGACAAGGCCCTAGCATTCACTGATTACACAGACAGCTAAACAGTTCTGTTCTAAAAATCAGTCAGAGCTTTTTTAATATTTTGTTTACAATGGCACCACCTGTAGGACAATTAGAGAACCTCGAGTGTCATTCAATGGAACCAATCCTATCAATTGAATGAAGTAGAATTCCTGAGTTATCTAAGCTGTTTCACGAATAGAATATTCATTATAGGATATCTATGGTTACAGGGCTTTGACTGGATGATTAAATTCCACTATGTCAACTGCACCAGATGAAAAAGAGCACTAACTTCCATTTAGTACTCCCAAATACAGTAGGTCAAATAGAGAACATCTCACTTGTCCTTCAATTGAACCAATCATAGAAGGCAGTTCACACATATGAAACCAAAAGGCTTTTATTCAAAAACCCATTTTGTCAGGAATTAAGATGTATATACTTATATGTAAATAGATAATGCTCATATACACAGAGGGAGAAACATATGTGCTACAGTCACTGCAATATTCATACACATTTAGGTGTGTATGTCCTTTCCTTTCATCTagtctcaaaaaaaaaaaaaaaaaatgcaatggCTGTATTACTGCTTAAAATGGAAGACCCTTCGAGGCCTTTCAATGCCACCAAAATCTGAATGAGCAGACATGATCAAAGGAAAAAGGTGTGTGTACCGGTTTGTATGCTCAAAGCAGAGAAGCCTCGGGAATATAAAGCATCGTTAGCTTGTTTAACATGGCATAACATGTTAGTTTGTTCGATGTTCATTGATTTATTCAAGACTTCTCCCACACTGCACACCTCTGCTGTGCAGCTCTTTTTACAGTCTGTTAGTTGGCAGCATGGGAGTTTGTTGGTGGGGAGGAGGGGTGTCTCCCTCCATGGTTTAGTTGGCGGGTTGGGGGGGTCCCTCTGGGATGAGGGAGGTGAAGAAGGTGCTGATGAAGGACCAGGCGGCGGCCAGGAAGCCGTGGTGGCGGGGGGCAGCGGGGGCTGCCGGGTCCTCTGGGCCTTCCTCTCCACTGTCGCCCTCCTCATCCTCCAGCCCTTCATCCATGATCCGCTCCTGAAATGGAGAGAAACAGgatgagaaaaagaaagagaataAGAGAAGGACCATCGGTTTGAAAagcagaaatggagagagagaatgtggaCCAGCTTCGACACAGAGACAGATCAGACAGAAAAACATAACCACACAGACAGAGATGGGGTCCTTCTTAGACGGGGAGCACCCACCATCTCCTGGATGTCCTGGTGTCTCTCTGCCTCATCCTGATGAGCTAACCccgctcctcctccacctcctctggggTTCTGCAGCTCTGGCCTAAAAGGGAACCAACCAGCCCTGTGCCTAGTtaacacacacaatcacaaaaTGAGTATCTCACACACAGATACAAAGTAAACAGGGTCCTTCAAAAGTATCCATTCTAATGTCAAACTGATAGTGTACAGATGAGAACTCACAAGAAGACGAGCAGCATGGCGCCTATCACCATGACGAAGCGGCCAAAGGAGGAGTAGAAATACACGATGCTGAGCAAGATGGCGGCGCGGGAGACCGTGTACATCCAGTCCAGCCAATCACGGTTCAACTCGTCCTCGTCAAGTACGGCCCCACCCTGGGCATTCATCTGGATGTTGGGATTGGCCGGCCTGTCCTCTGGGATGGGGTTAGGGGCGGGGTTAGGCCCCCGGGGAGGCGGAGCTTCATTGGGCTGTGCGGGTTGGGGGGAGAGGGTGGGActggggggggaggggggctgtGAGGCTGCCACTGCTGCttgactgggagagggagagattgggggagagaaagaaaaacatAAATAAGTCTTACCGGATAGAAGTTAGTGAATATAACTCATTCCCACGTAGAGAAGTCTGTGGTCCTTACGGGTTGTTAGGATTGGGCCCTAAGTGCAGACGACCCTGACTTACTATTGCATGTAGTAGTGGCGTGCATACATCTGCTGCCACCAGAGGACCTGCATGGGCATGtacatggggtgggggggcacacCTGCAGCCATACCCCCCTGTACTGGGACCTGCGTCCCATCTGGCCTGTGGAGGAAAAACAAAGTCACACACGCATTCAAAAACCATGCACACACAATATTTTCTGCATTCCCCCCATCTTTTAAAGTTTTAAATTGAACTTCACTTCATTTCCTGACTAGGTAGAAACGGAAGTAGAATTGATCCCAATACACGAGAACAGTGCTTACCATTGCGTTATAGCAGTGGAGGTAGGATTTTGAGGGTTAAATTGGGGGAAGCCTCCACGATGCCTTAGTCCATCATAACTTCCTGCTACTGAGGAGGAGGCGGACTGACTGTCCTGATTTGGTGTCGTGGCTTGGGAGGTGGAGCCAGCACTGTCTGAACTCTGAGTGACAAGACATACACCAATCATAAACCAGCAAAGTAGGAAAGAGGAATAACAACTTTTACTCACAAAAAAACATTAATATATTGGTTAAAAAAACAATGCTACTATGGGAATAAGGACTGCTGCAAAGTAGGACTGGGTGGTATACCGTATTTGACTATATACCAGTATTGATGCACGGTcaggtttgggtttttactttaccttgtataacggtatttcaatgtttgtttTGTTAAATGTGTTACGCCATTCCACCGTGTGTAATAATGTcagtttttatagtttactcagTTTGCTACTTGAGTcgtctctctccttccacacacaccaagacccgccccgtcactcaaggagagCAGTTTTTGCGCTACCACATGTCACAACAACCACTTGAAGTCAATGCTTCAAGTCAATGCATGGTCAATGCTGCAGATGTTGGTGACAACGGTGCTGCTTCCCATAAGCATTCGGTATATCCTAAATCTGAGAGGAATAGGAGAAGCATTCATATTTTAGCTACATCAAAGCTACAGTAAGTGAAAACATTTAATGTAACATTAATTAGGGTCCaatgggaaacactgaccaacactttggttcctaccctgtcacaataacccCTCCCTTGCTTTTTCATTCATTGTGTCAAACACTggattcaaagtgcccactatatTCCAACTTTTGGTTGAAGTTTCATTGAATGTACAAAGCCTATTAAAAacacttagaatgtatgtgttgccaccctagggtcatgcaCTACTAATAAAGCATATTTAAACttttattcaaaaacctccaataccgtaaaaaaattgaaaaatattgtgatatgatattttggccatatcacccagccctactgCAAAGACAACTAAGGGATACGTTCCAAGTCACCAAGTAGAAATGTATCATATAGACCCCACCCGACTCTCCATTCCACATGACAGAGCATTCTGTTATGTGTTCTAGACATTTAATTTCTATCTGATTGAATTGTTGAGCTCCACAGAATGACTCCACACCATTGGACGTACCCCAGAGCTGGAGCTGGGGTCAGAGGTCACAGGGCTGGGGGCGGAGCTGCGGGGCGTGGGCGACGCTGGGGGGCTACGGGAGGCACACACCAGGTGCATCATGTGATAACCCTCCTGCTGTTGGCGGAAATAGAGGGTTGGATGTGGGGGAAAAGGAGAGGGGCGTAATTAATCATTTGATTCTGTTTTGGTGattggagggagtgagagagagagagggagggagagagaagggggggattTCAGGGAAGAGGCTAGAATTCAGGGACAAAGCCAACCTCAACAATGTTGCTTACTACATCAGATCAGCTATTGTTATACCGTCACAGTCTTTTCTGCCTCATGCTCAccctctctcacagacacacaaggGGGTGAGCCCTATGCAATAAATGGTCAGCAGTCAGTCTGTTATGTTGAGTGAGGTTTCTGTGATATTGCATACCAATTCTAACATTTCAGATATAGTGTTAGTCCACCATCCTCCCAACTTCTCGACCATATGCCACAGTGGAAAAACAGAGACAAGGTCGAGGGTGGTGTTTACCTTCCTGAGGACATCCCTCAGCTGCAGGTGGTCCTGGAGGAGATGACCCGAGTATACCAGCCGCTGATCCTTGGATGACTAAGACAACACAACTGTCAGTCTGAGAAAGCCTATGTTGCAGAATACGCTACTAGAGCATTTAAAATCACATAGTTTGGGCTGATAGGCCCCAAATACAAAAATTATGGAAATGTAACATGTCTCTAGCTCTTAATTTTGCAAGAACAATGGTGCTGAAAGTATATCAACAAGGTGGTGGGGTAAGGCAATATTTATTGCACATACATATGTATGTTTATTAATACAGAAGTACTATTGTAACCATAGACCTAAATGTTTCACTGATCTGATACAGTGACAGTACATGACATCAGTAACAGAATAGGCTTTGTACCTGGGAGGAATCAGCTGTCTTTAGAGAAAACATGGTGTGGGATAATATGAAGGTGTGGGGTGAGATAAGCATTCCTCAAATccccaggtttccatccaacctttctatgtgagtaaagtacatgtcggataaaacaTGTAATGACAGGCATGATGAAACAGAACGTttttcggtaaactttccaaattccgacaaaacaaaatacgctagacaaggtgggatctttttgtgtctgtaaaatgaattAAGGCTTAACGTCGGTGGAaatgcttttatgcgcaaatattgatataataaccaacatatcaaagtaaacttggagtcacgcgatgcaGTTTATTAGGTTACAGATTAAATaggttatgatgaacttcacagggtgattaaagtgcaaggtgatgagtttaatgctcctttccaataaatattgagggtcttattctggtgacatgataatcAATGCTTGGCTTCCGTTTGAAAAATCTAAATAATCTCATCAAGTAGGCTATACGTGCACGTGCGCTTGctctgttggctagagcgcacgtgccaataccagagtgggcacactcgctatataGCGCAACattttttgtgagaaaaccaccagtagagttgaaaatgcgatggaaacatttgccaattgcacgctccctcataacttgagacatctgtggcttgTTTCTTCCTCAAATTCTAGAGAAGTAAGTCTACTTcaatactatactgaacaaaaatataaacgcaacatgtaaagtgttggtccgatgcttcatgagctgaaataaaagataccagaaatgttccatacacacaaaaatgttattttgctcaaattttgtgcagaaattagtttacatccctattggtgagcatttctcctttgccaagataatccatccgcctgacaagtgtggcatatcaagaagctaattaaacagcatgatcattacacaggtgcaccttctgctggggacaattaaaggtcactctaaaatgtgcagttttgttgcacaacacaatgccacagatgtctcaagttatgagggagcgtgcaattggcatgctgactacaggaatgtccaccagagctgttgccagagaatttaatgataatttctgtaccataagccgcctccaacatcgttttagagaagttggcagtacgtccaaccggccttacaaccacagaccatgtgtatggcgttgtgtgggtgagcggtttgctgatgtcaacgttgtgaacagagtgccccatggtggcggtggggttatggtatgggcaggcataagctacgtacaacgaacacaattgcattttatcgatggccatttgaatgcacagagataccgtgtcgagatcctgaggcccattgttttgccattcatccgtcgccatcacctcatgtttcagcatgataatgcacaacaCCATGTTCcaaggatctatacacaattcctggaagctaaaaaatgtcccagttcttccatggcctgcatactcaccagacatgtcacccattgagcatgtttgggatgctctggatctacgtgtattacagcatgttccagttcccaccaatatccagcaacttcgcacagccattgaagagtgggacaacattccacaggccataatcaacagcctgatcaactctatgcgaaggagatgtgtcgcgctgcatgaggcaaatggtggtcacaccagatactgactgatctgttttcccaatcatgtgaaatccatagattagggcctaatgcatttatttcaattgactgattatatgaactgtaactcagtacaatctttgaaattgttgcatgttgcatttatatttttgttcagtataatttgcaGATACTTTTACTGTGGTTATTCCTTTGAGAGTTAGGCCTAGAGCAgagctggagcaaaagcctgcacacccagtagctctccaggcgGACGGTTCCCCTTGCCCTATCCACTCCACTTAGATAATGGAATGGTGGGGATGAGGAAACAAAAAAAAAGCAGTACCCACTTACCGGCTTGCTTGGGTACACATTAGAGATGTGactcttcagtttctccaccgtCCAGTTGAGAAAACAGTTTATTGTCTGGTCGTCATACTTCTGGTTGGGGGCCTTGATGACTAAGGTGACGGGACTGTCAACTGCTCCTGGGTCCATGGTTCATATTAATGGGTGTGTCCAGGGGATGGGAGAAGACAGTGCTCGCCTCCTACACCTGAGGAGGAAGACTCCCTCAGATCCTCTTCATCATTGTGACCACAAGTCCAGCTCAGCCAATAAATGTGGTGGACAGGGTAATTTCCCCTCTAAAGAGCTATCATTGGTGGGGAGACAGTTCTGTGTCCAATCACGATGTGATCCTGGTGGAGAGTGAAGCAGCTATGCTTCTTGGGGTTCTGTCAAATAGAGAGAAAGTGATTGAGATGATACTTCTCAAACATACAGTTATTAATCAAATCTTTTTGAATGTCCTTACTTGTGGTACTAGCTAGGCTACTCAAATGTATTGACATGCACAGATTGAAATATCACACAGTGACAGTCTGGAATTGTTTATGTCACTTTATAAAAAACAGGgatatttgctagctagctagctaatacttTTAAATGCTTTTATAATGTAATTAATGAGTGATACACACAGCCAGTCCTGATGATCATTATGATATCCTATGTATGAAGAAAACATTGTTGCTCAAGTGCTTAGTCAGCATTTAACTATATTCAACAGACAAGTCACGGataaacacagacactggacctCTGACACCCCTGACCTAGCTAGCAACAATTCAGGGGGAGACATTCGAGTCTTGACTTCAGAACACCTGTCGCGTTGCGTCATACAGATGACAAAACGAGCCATCCAGCCAgacactagttagctagctacttgttTATGGTTTACATTAGCTACCAAAACTAGTCTATGTTGAAAATAATTGTATGACAACTACTTTGGCATATCTGACAAATAGACGTTAGTCTCACTAGCGTTGTGCTATCAAAACGCCAGAGATTAGTGTTGCTAGCTACCTAGACTAGCTggcagatgtagctagctattagCCAAACTAACGTTACGTTAGCATATCATGAAACGTTTGTTTGCTACTTGTCTTGATAATACGAACGTCATGACAGTACCAGGGACGGTAGGTTTATTCATACACAACGTTAACTTACTGTAGATGTTTTGAGTATTTTCGACCCCTTTTTTGACTGCTCCTTGCCAGTtcgtctgttttttttttgggtgAGTCGGGCCGCGGGCGTGATACCGGAAACTACGTCATAATATTACGCTGACAGCTAGTGGGTGCCAGTCATAGAGCTAGATAGAGGACACTATAATAACTCATAGGTGTTAGTCGTCCAACGAAAGTATTTGTAAATATATTAGAAATGTTGATGAGAAATGTTCAAATGTACAATCTGGGAAATAATCACTTGAGCATTTGTTTTTCTATGTTCTGGGTGGATCTTCGGATTTGGTAGGGACATCCATCTGCAAGCTTGTGCTGTTCTTTTTATTTTTGATAGTCCAAGATTCTTCACTAATGAAAAGTATGTGATGAATTTGATTATAATTGCtaaatattacatccataaaatccattttttaaagaaaaaaacatCCTATTCAATATTTTGAAAGGTATATTTAaataattgctttgccacattgtaTACTATGCCCTGTAAGAATAAGAAGGTACTGAAATCAATTGATACTCTTAAGCTTTTCAAATGTCTTTGAATGTAAAAGTCCTGTAGGCTATGTGTTTCTGTTTTTGTGTTTATCTGTTTGCTTGTGATGTTCTGGGTTACAATTTTTAAGAAGGATGTATAGATTTTTGTAACACATTTTAATTTATTTCCTTCAAAATGTATGGAATTTCAATAAAACAATttcacagattatccattatattgaccagatactctatTGGCcactctaacaatgaaaataaatgtcttcaaaaaGGGAAGGCGGTCGGGAGGAGGTTAGTTGAGGTGGGACCATTCAAGCCaataatggtgctttcaagacaactggaactATGAAAAAACGAgctcaaatcatgacgtcagggatcttcaggtcggaaagtcagagctcAAGATAGATGCCTGAGTTTCTGACTTGGaaatccgagttcccagttgtcttgaatgcactgaagtcggaagtcagagattttcgagttcccagttgttttgaccgcAGCATTATTCGTATACTTTTTTTTCCATTTTACCTTGACGACCTTGGCCTACGGTATAGCCTATTTCACATTATTAATTGTATCTTGTTGCATTCATTGTAATAATAAACTTTGATTACTTTTACTTGAAGCATTAGCCTATCTCATTCCTCATATTTCAGagcaatacttattgactgattATGGTTAATTGGTAAAGTTAAGCCACGTTCACATCCTAGTCGGAataaggaaactctgaaatgttaGCTGCAAGTcggagtttcctagttccgactagcacgtgaacgcggcaaTACTCATGGTGTATCCTCTGATCTAAATATATTCAATTATAAAGATAGACTTTGATTACCAGTGTCAGCTCATTGTAGCCTTTTGGTAATTGTAAACTATATATTTATATAAGTTACATTTGGGGAGATCTGATTGTATGATAGCTACCAGCCTAGATCCATCAGTCTTGACTGAGTCTCTTGCATTTGATAACATAATATGGAATCAGATTAAACATTGAAGGTTATATTTTTGTTGAAACACTGTTATCCTCAGCATAAATTGAATATCTTATCGAATTCTACAGTGGCCACACAGGAATGTTGTTTGTGATTTACAGATTTTTTTACCCAGTCACTGTTTTGACTGAATAGGGCCATAAGTTCACTCCATTGTTTTTGTGTGAGAGTGCTCTCTTTCCGGGGGCTGAAATGCAATTTCAATTCCATCAAGTCAGGAGATAAATTGAAATGTCAATGTAAGAACTGAAAAGTGTCATTTATTTTCAATGAGAAAGTTTTCCATTCTGGAACTACAATTTCAATTTGCTTTCACCAGGTGTCATGGAGGACAGGTATGTTTGtcaggaggggtggagggggtatTACTGAAATAGACCCCTGATGTCAGTGGAACAGTTTCTTGATCAACGTGACTCCTGCAGGAGCTCTCCTCCCGATGTAGTGATGACCTCCACCAGGAAGTGTTTGAAGCCACAGGTGGTGCGGTAGCTCAGGGTGTAAccctatagagatagatagaggaatCATCATGGATATAACTTGTTTTatcatggacattgccattgagggcatccaccattttaaagtagtcaactggctGGGGGTTCTTTTGggttgggagcaatcagccaatgatcagagtATTGCCTTCTTCTTTAAATTGGATGCTATGGTTTGTAAATGGCTTTAAACTTTATAAACGCCATTTAGTGGCCACAATAAATGAATGACACACAAGATTTGGTTTCAGGACTAAATCAGCAATATTAGCTTTACACTTTTTTTAAACACAAAAGAGATAGCCTCAATAGCGCTGCCTATTCTGTCACatacgctataatggcacagatgcAAAGATGAGtcttctatctatctctatggtgtaTCCCCAGATCTCTCCTAAGCCTTCATCAGCAGAGACTCAGACTCCTGGCGAGAGAAGATgcctacagagagaaagagacagagaaagccaGCTATGACCTTATATCTGTGGTTATAGGGCTAGATTACAGTTATTTCCATGTGTATCTTCTTGGGAGTGTACTGTCAAGGGTGGGTATCAGTGCCTCTCATTTCTATATAATTAAGACCTAGTAGGCCTGCATATTTGCAAAAACGTACAcagacatacatgcacacacagacacaaacgcaCACATATACGTTTGTCTGATGTCTGGTGATGCCACAAGAGTAGGGCTCATGTGAAAATTGTGAATATTGTTTCACAGCAAGGGGTGTGTTCAGGAGGGAGCAATGTTACAGAATGTTCAGATAGAGAAAAAACATAATAATTGTTTTTTTAAAGAATGTTCAGATACAAATATATTGTATAGAGAGACATGATTATCTTTCAGGTagaatatggaatcatgttaGCTCTATCCATTACtgttctatctgcaacgttcaaaACGTTTCACCTCACTGAATAGACCCCAGACTCCATACCTAGTGGGCAAAACTGGTTCAAATGATGTCATAACGACGTTGAACCAAgacagaggaaggaaggaaggaaggaaggaaggaaggaaggaaggaaggaaggaaggaaggaaggaaggaaggaaggaaggaaggaaggaaggaaggaaggaagatggAAGTTCATTGGTGAATGGCAATATTGTACTGCATTGTTGCGATGGAAGAAATGCAGAAGGAAAACCTTGTGGATTCATCATACACCAATAACAGGAGTTAATCAATCTGTTTTGATTAAGTGATCATTCATTTTGTTTAGAATTTCATGAATACAGTAGCCCATCTGTATCCTGGCAAACAAGCTTTCAAAGTCATTTTTTTAGCTTGAAAACACTAGCGCTTAGATTTTAAGTTCTGATACTGACCAGTCTTCTTGCAAAATTGTTTATACTGCTTGGTCATTATTTATTAAGTGTAAAACAATTATTAATATGAATCCAAACTTTTCCAAACCCACTCTTTTTGGGTGTGAACAACATCTGAAAGAAAGGATTGGTTAAACTGAATAGAAATGTCCTTCAAAATAAGCATTCAATTCAACTAAATTATGTTTATGTATTTCACTATTCCTTTTTACTCCTGTCTTACATAATGTATCTTGGCCCCCTTTTATATATTCCTTACCAGTGCCTTATCTTGTGGACACTATTATGCCTCTTTGGGGTTTCAATTGAACATGTTTATAACTGGAACGAGTTTTGTAATATGATCAAAATGAATAAAAACAAAAGTAATGTGACCTGTGACCTACCGATGAGGTGGTCTGATGGTCTCACAAAACATCACTTaaatgaaatgtttggtaaatgcaTGGGTTCATTTTGCACTAATCTTGCTTACTCTTCTAAGCTTGCTAAATTGTCCACATGACTCCGTGATAATGTGACACTTTTAGCTCAGACACACCAGTAGGATTGTCAAACAGTACTTAGCACCCCTGAACAGTGTCAGCAGTCAATCTCTTCTGTGTTCACAAAACAAAGATCTTGAATTGGTCAGCcaccttgttaaaatactccaaaccaggaGGTGGTACTAGCGTTGTTTGGCAGTGCATGTCCCTGTGTGTTGCTTTAGGTTTAGATTGcgctaatgttgctattttgtagaAAGCCTTGTTTATACTAGCCAGATGGCAacagctagataactacctagcaagatgacgAAGAAACAATTCAAGTCACTCTCCATAATCCCACACTGCCAGtccatagccaaatgtttagctagctagctaacgttagcatattcGCAAGCTAACTAAACATAAAGGACACCACTAACTcggcagctaacacaggcagTTTTTCATGAAAACTAGCTAATCCATAGTGATGTAATTATAATGTCAATACTAGCCACAGTGGTTTGCtagcttggaggaagtatttCGTTCAGAGATTCAGATtcagtgtttaatagtcacatgtacagggttgcaggtgtgattgcagggtccagtgaaaatcttaggcttcgagcaccaacatgcaggactaagtgaaataaaataatgaaaatggtaataaaaaAACAGCAATATAAATAGTACTATATACATAATAACAACTGTGGcagtgataaataaataaatgtccattggggtggaggcAAAGTAAAGACTGTTGCGGGGGTGACGGGGAATGACCATAGGGGgagtgttgtgtgcattgtgtCTGTGTCAACTTCCACAAGAAAtataagccataaaataatgaaatatttACAATCTTCATTATTTCATAGTCCTAGTTAAATtcaatttttaaaaaatcatgagtattgtat is part of the Coregonus clupeaformis isolate EN_2021a chromosome 28, ASM2061545v1, whole genome shotgun sequence genome and harbors:
- the LOC123482138 gene encoding homocysteine-responsive endoplasmic reticulum-resident ubiquitin-like domain member 2 protein, whose protein sequence is MDPGAVDSPVTLVIKAPNQKYDDQTINCFLNWTVEKLKSHISNVYPSKPSSKDQRLVYSGHLLQDHLQLRDVLRKQEGYHMMHLVCASRSPPASPTPRSSAPSPVTSDPSSSSGSSDSAGSTSQATTPNQDSQSASSSVAGSYDGLRHRGGFPQFNPQNPTSTAITQWPDGTQVPVQGGMAAGVPPHPMYMPMQVLWWQQMYARHYYMQYQAAVAASQPPSPPSPTLSPQPAQPNEAPPPRGPNPAPNPIPEDRPANPNIQMNAQGGAVLDEDELNRDWLDWMYTVSRAAILLSIVYFYSSFGRFVMVIGAMLLVFLHRAGWFPFRPELQNPRGGGGGAGLAHQDEAERHQDIQEMERIMDEGLEDEEGDSGEEGPEDPAAPAAPRHHGFLAAAWSFISTFFTSLIPEGPPQPAN